A region from the bacterium genome encodes:
- a CDS encoding cyclic nucleotide-binding domain-containing protein: MAFGAGQTIFEEESPAGHLYIVSEGSVELRFTVTHYAALHTASMDRKFKGDMLGWSAVVAPHAYILTAIAVKDSKLLKVSGSDIQRLCTESDRFGHAFMRNLAHVIGQRLNITQRMLIGVIQDHLKKREPGE; this comes from the coding sequence GTGGCGTTCGGGGCGGGACAGACCATTTTCGAGGAAGAAAGTCCAGCCGGGCATCTGTACATCGTGAGCGAGGGTTCTGTGGAACTCCGATTCACCGTAACGCATTACGCGGCTTTGCATACGGCCAGCATGGACCGGAAGTTCAAGGGCGATATGCTTGGTTGGTCCGCTGTCGTCGCACCCCATGCGTACATACTCACGGCCATCGCCGTCAAAGACTCCAAGCTGCTGAAGGTGAGCGGGTCAGATATCCAAAGACTGTGCACAGAAAGCGATCGTTTCGGTCATGCGTTCATGCGAAACCTGGCTCACGTCATTGGCCAGCGGTTAAACATCACACAACGGATGCTGATCGGCGTCATCCAAGACCATTTGAAAAAACGAGAGCCTGGCGAATGA